A DNA window from Theobroma cacao cultivar B97-61/B2 chromosome 5, Criollo_cocoa_genome_V2, whole genome shotgun sequence contains the following coding sequences:
- the LOC18600516 gene encoding probable ribosomal protein S11, mitochondrial: MYPLSSIRQAQLFSTSALLQRFSSFNWVSQASSNGSGFLGCLKSFSAGAKFYENVGNPRTNLDQQSVNNNVSAIYASSFRSFRHLSYQRHFETGWDPKRQRGFEIARGSETMNLVRKVLEEDGKSIFGGSQFLRYKNFEQDADFVHIKLMRNNTFVTVTDSNGNKKCGASSGQLSELKGGAKVSRYAAEATAEHVGRLARNMGIKSVVVRVKGFTHFKKKRQAILSFREGFSDSRSDNPVVHIEDTTRRPHNGCRLPKKRRV, encoded by the exons atgtaCCCTTTGTCTTCAATTCGACAAGCTCAGCTTTTCTCTACTTCAGCTTTGCTTCAACGCTTTAGTAGCTTCAACTGGGTCTCTCAAGCTTCCTCCAACGGCTCTGGTTTTCTCG gtTGTTTAAAGAGTTTCAGTGCTGGTGCAAAATTTTATGAGAATGTTGGAAATCCGCGGACGAATTTGGATCAACAGAGTGTGAACAATAATGTCTCTGCTATATATGCGTCAAGTTTCCGGAGTTTTAGGCATCTTTCATATCAGAGGCATTTTGAGACAGGGTGGGATCCAAAACGTCAGAGGGGTTTTGAGATAGCGAGGGGTTCCGAGACCATGAACTTGGTGAGGAAAGTACTAGAGGAAGATGGAAAGAGCATCTTTGGGGGTTCTCAATTTCTTCgatacaaaaattttgagcaagATGCCGATTTTGTGCACATAAAGCTTATGCGCAACAATACCTTTGTCACTGTGACAGATTCAAATGGAAATAAGAAATGTGGAGCCTCATCTGGACAGTTGTCTGAGCTAAAAGGGGGTGCAAAAGTGTCTCGGTATGCTGCTGAAGCAACAGCAGAACATGTGGGGCGGCTGGCAAGAAATATGGGGATTAAATCAGTTGTGGTAAGAGTGAAAGGTTTTACTcattttaagaagaaaaggcAAGCAATCCTCAGCTTTCGTGAGGGCTTTAGTGATTCTCGGTCAGATAATCCTGTTGTACACATTGAGGACACCACTAGACGTCCACATAATGGATGCCGGCTTCCTAAGAAAAGACGAGTTTAA